From one Lactiplantibacillus paraplantarum genomic stretch:
- a CDS encoding glycerophosphodiester phosphodiesterase, producing the protein MPNMSLIYGHRGVPVKFPENSLAGFAYAISHHIDGLEFDVHLTKDQVPVIMHDEWLDRTTNGQGAIANLTFKQLRRYALANGEPVPSLQEFLNLVSGEPVHLNLEFKTDRHYYVGIERIVLRMIQQTDLVYPVVFSSFNLKSLQRAYAIDARQKYAFLTSARLGNPDEFAIHEHLEGVHLEHYQPVQHVAERVWTVDEPAVMQQLFAASVNAVITNNFELAQQVRAAM; encoded by the coding sequence GTGCCAAATATGTCGTTGATTTATGGTCATCGGGGCGTTCCCGTTAAGTTTCCTGAGAATTCATTGGCCGGGTTTGCCTATGCCATCAGTCATCATATCGATGGTTTAGAGTTTGACGTACACCTCACTAAAGATCAAGTGCCAGTGATTATGCATGATGAGTGGCTTGATCGAACGACTAATGGTCAGGGGGCGATTGCCAATCTGACTTTCAAGCAGTTACGCCGATATGCCTTGGCGAATGGTGAACCGGTCCCCTCATTGCAAGAATTTTTGAATTTGGTCAGTGGTGAGCCAGTCCACCTGAATTTGGAGTTTAAGACGGACCGACATTATTATGTTGGTATTGAACGGATTGTGTTGCGGATGATTCAACAAACCGACTTAGTTTATCCAGTCGTGTTTTCATCATTTAACTTGAAGAGCTTGCAGCGTGCCTATGCGATTGATGCGCGCCAAAAATATGCTTTCTTGACTTCAGCACGGTTAGGTAATCCAGATGAGTTTGCAATCCATGAACACTTAGAAGGTGTCCACCTGGAGCATTACCAGCCGGTCCAACACGTTGCTGAACGGGTGTGGACGGTTGATGAGCCAGCCGTGATGCAACAATTATTTGCGGCGTCAGTCAATGCCGTGATTACTAATAATTTTGAATTAGCACAACAAGTGCGAGCGGCAATGTAA
- a CDS encoding universal stress protein has protein sequence MTMVQRILVGIDTSPQSQLALTKAITIAVEQNATLDIVTVINTEKFIGVTQGPMGFGATTPQSLNELTAGLKANLATARQQAVAAGVNDVRVHLHSGNSKLLLATTLPERYGTDLIVVGATGLNNVARVLIGSNAAYVIRNATCDTLVVRTDANQRPVTLPKRSTRRL, from the coding sequence ATGACGATGGTTCAACGAATTTTAGTCGGCATCGATACAAGTCCCCAGTCCCAACTGGCGTTAACAAAGGCAATCACGATCGCGGTCGAACAAAATGCTACTCTGGATATTGTGACGGTCATTAATACTGAAAAGTTTATTGGTGTTACGCAGGGGCCGATGGGGTTTGGTGCGACGACCCCCCAATCATTGAATGAATTGACGGCCGGGCTTAAAGCGAATCTTGCCACGGCGCGCCAACAAGCAGTAGCCGCGGGTGTTAACGATGTGCGCGTACATCTACACTCGGGCAATTCTAAGTTGTTATTAGCGACGACGCTACCAGAACGCTATGGTACTGATCTGATCGTTGTGGGTGCGACGGGGTTGAATAACGTGGCCCGGGTGCTGATCGGCTCCAACGCGGCTTATGTGATTCGAAATGCCACGTGTGATACGCTGGTCGTACGGACGGATGCTAATCAGCGACCAGTGACGTTGCCGAAACGTTCAACGCGGCGACTGTGA
- the mscL gene encoding large-conductance mechanosensitive channel protein MscL, protein MIKEFKEFIARGNVIDLAVGVIIGSAFTAIVKSLTDNLINPLIGIFLGKVDLSNLKISIGDATFKYGSFLNAIINFFIVAIVVFILVKIINKVVKNEPEEPEEEEVDVSAQYLEEIRDLLKEQAKK, encoded by the coding sequence ATGATTAAAGAATTCAAAGAATTTATTGCCCGCGGTAACGTGATTGATTTGGCCGTTGGGGTTATTATTGGGTCCGCATTTACTGCCATCGTTAAATCGTTGACGGACAACTTAATTAATCCATTAATCGGGATTTTCTTAGGTAAAGTTGATTTATCCAACTTAAAAATCAGTATTGGTGATGCCACCTTCAAATACGGCTCATTCTTAAATGCCATCATTAATTTCTTCATTGTGGCGATTGTCGTTTTCATTCTGGTGAAAATTATTAATAAAGTCGTTAAAAATGAACCAGAAGAACCAGAGGAAGAAGAAGTCGATGTTTCCGCGCAATACTTGGAAGAAATTCGCGATTTATTAAAAGAACAGGCTAAAAAATAA
- the pepV gene encoding dipeptidase PepV, producing MSVDWKNEATKHQDDYLADLTTMLRVPSFRDDSQATDDAPLGPGPKQALTTFLAIAERDGFKTKNIDNLVGYAEIGEGNETLAILAHVDEMPAGNGWDTDPFEPTIKDGKMYARGVSDDKGPGIAAYYGLKIVKELGLKLNKKIRFIVGTDEESNWTGMKRYFEVEPAPTLGFSPDAMFPLINGEKGNVSLQLHFGHEDNGDFNLVSFDSGLRENMVPRDAEAVVATDDNEQFAADFTAFLDQQPVTGELTVVPEGVKLEVVGKAAHGMEPRNGINAGTYLATFLTNYAFAADAAAFLDFVANKLHDDSRANHLGLAYKDDVMGDLTMNVGLLSFDHQKGGELTLNFRYPKGIEPADLTAKVQAQLPAGATVTQGDFMVPHYVDPEDPIVKDLMDVYRRQTGDTASQPQIVGGGTYGRMMARGVAFGALFPDTEDTMHQANEFQPIDELMAAMAIYAESIAVLATDK from the coding sequence ATGTCAGTTGATTGGAAAAATGAAGCAACTAAGCATCAAGATGATTATCTAGCAGATTTAACCACTATGCTCCGCGTGCCGAGCTTTCGTGACGATAGCCAGGCGACGGACGACGCACCGTTAGGACCAGGTCCTAAGCAAGCGTTAACCACGTTTTTAGCGATTGCGGAACGCGATGGTTTTAAGACTAAGAATATCGATAACTTGGTCGGTTATGCTGAAATTGGTGAGGGGAATGAAACCTTAGCAATTTTAGCCCATGTGGATGAGATGCCTGCTGGTAACGGCTGGGATACGGACCCCTTTGAACCAACTATCAAAGATGGTAAGATGTATGCCCGCGGCGTTTCCGACGACAAAGGTCCTGGAATAGCGGCTTACTATGGCTTAAAGATCGTTAAAGAACTTGGTTTGAAGCTCAATAAGAAGATTCGCTTTATTGTCGGGACCGATGAGGAAAGTAATTGGACGGGGATGAAACGCTACTTTGAAGTTGAACCAGCGCCAACCTTGGGCTTCTCACCAGACGCCATGTTCCCGTTGATCAATGGTGAAAAGGGAAATGTGAGTCTGCAATTACACTTCGGTCATGAAGATAATGGCGACTTTAACCTTGTTTCCTTTGATTCTGGCTTGCGTGAAAATATGGTGCCGCGTGATGCCGAAGCCGTGGTCGCGACGGACGACAACGAGCAGTTTGCGGCCGACTTCACAGCGTTCTTGGACCAACAACCCGTTACTGGTGAATTAACGGTCGTTCCTGAAGGCGTTAAGCTGGAAGTTGTTGGTAAGGCGGCTCATGGGATGGAACCCCGTAATGGGATCAACGCCGGAACCTACCTCGCAACGTTTTTGACCAACTATGCTTTTGCCGCTGATGCCGCTGCTTTCTTAGACTTCGTGGCTAACAAGCTCCACGATGATTCACGGGCCAACCACTTAGGCTTAGCTTACAAGGATGACGTCATGGGTGATTTGACGATGAATGTTGGGTTACTCAGCTTTGACCACCAAAAGGGTGGCGAGCTAACATTGAATTTCCGTTATCCTAAGGGGATCGAACCGGCAGACTTGACGGCAAAAGTCCAAGCACAGCTACCTGCGGGGGCCACTGTTACGCAGGGTGACTTCATGGTGCCACATTACGTTGACCCTGAAGATCCAATCGTTAAGGATTTGATGGACGTTTACCGGCGTCAGACTGGTGACACGGCCTCACAACCACAAATCGTCGGTGGTGGGACTTATGGTCGAATGATGGCCCGGGGAGTAGCCTTCGGGGCGCTCTTCCCAGATACCGAAGACACCATGCACCAAGCCAATGAATTCCAACCAATTGACGAATTGATGGCTGCAATGGCCATTTATGCCGAGTCAATTGCCGTATTAGCAACCGACAAATAA
- a CDS encoding deoxynucleoside kinase translates to MVIITAGMIGVGKTTLTGLIADHLGTKAFYEPVGDNPVLPLYYSDPKNYGFLLQIYFLNKRFAMIKKALADDNNVLDRSIYEDALFTKENNAEGNISDTELNVYLQLLDNMMTELTELPKKAPDLMVYSETDFDTILYRIKKRGRDYEQFDHNPELESYYYKMWTAYRKWYDEYDASPKMKIDLQHFDLEKPANQQAVLAQIDSELGKIRNPTTV, encoded by the coding sequence ATGGTGATAATAACAGCAGGAATGATTGGGGTCGGCAAAACCACGTTAACGGGGTTAATTGCTGATCACCTTGGAACTAAGGCATTTTACGAACCGGTTGGCGACAACCCCGTATTGCCACTTTACTATTCGGATCCTAAGAATTATGGGTTCCTATTACAAATCTATTTCCTCAACAAACGTTTTGCAATGATCAAGAAGGCATTGGCCGACGATAACAACGTCCTCGACCGCTCCATCTATGAAGATGCCCTCTTCACCAAAGAAAACAACGCTGAAGGAAACATCTCTGATACTGAATTGAATGTTTATTTGCAATTACTAGACAATATGATGACCGAATTGACTGAACTGCCTAAGAAGGCACCGGACTTGATGGTCTATTCTGAAACTGACTTCGATACGATTCTTTACCGGATCAAGAAACGCGGTCGCGACTACGAACAGTTCGATCACAATCCTGAACTGGAATCTTATTACTATAAGATGTGGACCGCTTACCGGAAATGGTATGATGAATACGATGCTAGCCCTAAAATGAAGATCGATTTACAACATTTTGACTTAGAAAAGCCTGCTAACCAACAGGCCGTTCTTGCCCAAATTGATTCTGAATTAGGTAAGATTCGTAATCCGACCACCGTCTAA
- a CDS encoding carbohydrate ABC transporter permease, giving the protein MINSFPSIKRRTPKAPDANDQATDQVIGFELRRNDKYYAWLFLGPSLLVLSIFVFYPMLRTLYLSFFLTNSFGEPTVFVGLQNYLDLLTTKSYLASLQATGIYVVGVTGFTLVGGLLLAAAANQKIRGIELFRTIFTSTMGVSVSVSAIFWLFMFNPSIGLLNKVAVWLHLPAVHWLTSPHWAMVAVIMTSVWMHLGFTFLIFFGALQSVPKTLYDAADVAGASRRYQFVHITLPMISPTLFFVAVITLISAFKSFGLIDLMTAGGPTDATNLLVYRIYQDAFVDGNYALASTESIILAVIIAAITVVQFKLLAKRVNY; this is encoded by the coding sequence ATGATCAATTCGTTTCCGTCAATTAAACGACGGACCCCAAAAGCACCGGATGCTAATGATCAAGCAACTGATCAGGTCATCGGTTTTGAATTAAGACGCAATGATAAATATTATGCTTGGTTATTTCTAGGACCATCTTTGTTAGTACTCAGTATCTTTGTTTTTTATCCGATGTTACGCACGCTGTACCTTAGTTTCTTCTTGACGAATAGTTTTGGTGAACCAACCGTTTTTGTTGGACTGCAGAATTACCTTGATTTGTTAACAACGAAAAGTTATTTAGCTAGTTTACAAGCTACTGGTATCTATGTTGTGGGTGTGACCGGATTCACGCTAGTAGGCGGTTTATTATTGGCAGCGGCGGCTAATCAAAAGATCCGGGGCATTGAACTATTTCGGACGATCTTTACATCAACGATGGGGGTTTCGGTCTCAGTATCTGCGATTTTTTGGCTGTTTATGTTTAACCCGTCAATTGGACTATTAAATAAAGTTGCCGTCTGGCTGCACTTGCCAGCCGTCCACTGGTTAACGTCGCCACATTGGGCCATGGTCGCCGTTATTATGACTAGTGTCTGGATGCACTTGGGATTTACTTTTTTGATCTTTTTCGGTGCTTTACAGTCAGTGCCAAAAACCTTATACGATGCAGCGGACGTTGCGGGGGCCAGTCGGCGTTACCAATTCGTTCACATTACGTTACCGATGATTTCACCGACCCTCTTTTTCGTGGCGGTGATTACGCTGATTTCGGCCTTTAAGAGTTTCGGACTAATTGATCTGATGACTGCTGGTGGACCAACGGATGCGACTAATTTATTAGTTTATCGAATTTATCAAGATGCATTTGTTGATGGTAACTATGCGCTTGCCAGTACTGAATCAATCATACTAGCGGTCATAATTGCAGCCATTACAGTGGTCCAATTCAAACTCTTAGCAAAGCGGGTGAACTACTGA
- a CDS encoding extracellular solute-binding protein, whose translation MMKIKWKWQWLAGILVVILALGTVVYNRTQVNADSGRIKVVFWHEMKGPGQQAIDAYVKAFNQQQSKYQVVAEFEGGYNGVIQKILNTHGTAASPALFQSMDISTSQMYHSGFTTPMQKFVDRDHYDVDQIIPGAKAIVMRNSQLLAMPFNASQTALYYNKAVLRQYGITPPPVDPTYDDITRVAKAIHDKSHGKVKGMTMEAYSWLFEQLVANAGVPVANHNNGHTGNATKVDFTSPAAINAMKWVKENIDYGDFMNFGSGGNAAANEAASFLAEHLGIFMQSSAKTGQLYQVLKNDLGVTYFPRPNGQKANGIAVGGAALWIANDKPSAVQDGAWEFTKFLASAQTQADWQAKTGYLAVNKGAKDEPTLKKLFKKSPVLEVSGNQMLRTKPNNTNSGVFVDGWVPARTAIQTAMQQIFVGQDIRQALQTAENTYNKVLESNNRANGRH comes from the coding sequence ATGATGAAAATTAAGTGGAAATGGCAATGGCTAGCAGGGATTCTGGTTGTTATTTTGGCATTGGGGACGGTCGTTTATAATCGAACGCAAGTAAATGCTGACAGTGGTCGCATCAAAGTTGTTTTCTGGCATGAAATGAAGGGTCCTGGCCAACAAGCCATTGACGCGTATGTTAAAGCGTTTAATCAACAGCAATCTAAGTATCAAGTTGTTGCTGAATTTGAGGGTGGTTACAATGGCGTCATTCAAAAGATTTTGAATACGCACGGTACCGCTGCGTCACCAGCTTTATTTCAATCAATGGATATTTCTACTAGTCAGATGTATCATAGTGGTTTTACGACCCCCATGCAGAAATTTGTGGATCGCGATCACTATGATGTTGATCAGATCATTCCGGGAGCTAAGGCGATTGTCATGCGTAATAGTCAGTTGTTAGCTATGCCATTCAACGCGTCACAAACGGCCCTTTACTATAATAAAGCCGTCTTGCGGCAGTACGGGATTACCCCACCGCCAGTGGATCCAACTTACGATGATATTACACGCGTTGCCAAGGCAATTCACGACAAATCTCATGGTAAGGTGAAGGGGATGACAATGGAGGCCTATTCTTGGCTGTTTGAGCAATTAGTGGCTAACGCTGGCGTTCCGGTTGCCAATCATAATAATGGTCATACTGGCAACGCTACTAAGGTCGATTTTACGAGTCCAGCCGCGATTAATGCTATGAAGTGGGTCAAAGAAAATATTGATTATGGTGACTTTATGAATTTTGGCTCTGGTGGTAACGCTGCGGCCAATGAAGCAGCGTCCTTTTTAGCTGAGCATTTAGGCATCTTCATGCAATCGTCCGCCAAAACTGGCCAATTATATCAGGTGCTCAAAAATGACCTGGGCGTCACCTACTTTCCGCGGCCAAATGGTCAGAAAGCTAATGGAATTGCGGTCGGTGGCGCGGCCCTCTGGATTGCCAACGATAAACCAAGTGCGGTTCAAGACGGGGCTTGGGAATTCACTAAGTTTTTGGCTAGCGCACAGACGCAAGCCGATTGGCAAGCCAAGACTGGTTATTTAGCCGTTAATAAGGGGGCTAAGGACGAGCCAACGCTGAAAAAGCTATTCAAGAAGTCGCCGGTCCTAGAAGTTTCTGGTAATCAGATGCTACGAACGAAGCCTAATAATACGAACTCAGGTGTCTTTGTCGATGGTTGGGTTCCCGCACGGACGGCGATTCAAACGGCGATGCAGCAGATTTTTGTAGGCCAAGATATTCGACAAGCGTTGCAAACAGCTGAAAATACGTACAATAAAGTGTTAGAATCAAATAACCGTGCGAACGGTCGTCATTAA
- a CDS encoding carbohydrate ABC transporter permease: MENTLATQALIRRRFGIIFRYILLTVLALIIILPFILGLWTSFLPTTTIAKGALSGTLSWQNYQDAFTKTPILRYLFNSLVISLIQMVAHLFFASIAAYTFVFLEFKYRDALFYLVLATMMLPFEAEVIPNFHTVRAMHLLDHYAVMVVPFLTSAFGIFMLRQAFRQIPWDLKEAADVAGLSHWQFYRRVAMPYSRISLLTLTAYSFLGSWNQYLWPMLTTFSNRLRPVQDGLRQLHSEETATNWGLVQASAAIVVIPTLIVLFWGQHYFKSGLNEGSVK, translated from the coding sequence ATGGAAAATACGCTTGCCACTCAGGCACTAATTCGGCGTCGTTTTGGGATCATCTTCAGATATATTTTATTGACGGTACTCGCATTGATCATTATTCTACCGTTCATTTTAGGGTTATGGACGAGCTTTTTACCGACAACGACCATCGCGAAGGGGGCGTTGAGCGGGACGCTTTCTTGGCAGAACTATCAAGATGCATTTACTAAAACGCCTATTTTACGGTATTTGTTTAATAGTTTGGTGATTTCTTTGATCCAGATGGTCGCCCACTTGTTTTTCGCATCAATTGCGGCGTATACCTTTGTATTTTTAGAATTCAAATACCGGGATGCGTTGTTTTACCTAGTCTTGGCAACGATGATGTTGCCATTTGAAGCAGAAGTGATTCCGAATTTTCACACAGTGCGGGCCATGCACTTATTAGACCACTATGCGGTGATGGTCGTTCCGTTCCTAACTTCGGCATTTGGCATTTTCATGTTACGGCAGGCCTTCCGGCAAATTCCGTGGGATTTAAAGGAGGCTGCTGATGTTGCCGGTTTATCACACTGGCAATTTTATCGTCGTGTTGCCATGCCATACTCACGTATCAGTCTATTGACATTAACGGCCTACAGCTTTTTAGGCAGTTGGAATCAATACCTATGGCCAATGCTGACTACTTTTTCAAATCGGCTACGACCAGTGCAAGATGGCTTACGGCAACTTCATTCAGAAGAGACGGCTACTAACTGGGGACTTGTTCAGGCGAGTGCCGCCATTGTGGTGATTCCCACGTTGATTGTGTTGTTCTGGGGCCAACATTATTTTAAGTCTGGATTGAATGAAGGTTCGGTGAAATGA
- a CDS encoding ABC transporter ATP-binding protein gives MGIELQGITKTYGKAEQPVLHDVNAEIQDGELFVIVGPSGCGKSTLLRMIAGIIPITSGKLAIDGQIMNAVPPKDRKLAMVFQSYALYPFLDVAANVAFGLQARKMPAVEVEQRVNEALKLGDLTAYRNRKPRELSGGQRQRVALARAIASDAKICLMDEPLSNLDAQLRVRMRTEIRELQRKLGLTLIYVTHDQTEAMTMADHVMVLHEQHVQQIDTPLDIYNHPANHFVAEFFGTPQINLLPVTTEITRELQVTAGFQLTLQRPLTAGTYTLGIRPNQLLALPVAAGAGNGVVTNVETLGELTIIEVLTDNGTALRIVQSGQVQFPLEQRVQVSAQGKILIFDEHEQLIAEEEGATNDQFVSVN, from the coding sequence ATGGGAATTGAGTTGCAGGGCATCACAAAGACGTATGGTAAGGCTGAGCAGCCAGTTTTGCATGATGTGAACGCTGAGATTCAAGATGGGGAATTATTCGTGATTGTTGGACCGTCTGGTTGTGGTAAAAGTACGTTACTACGGATGATTGCCGGTATCATTCCAATTACGAGTGGTAAGCTGGCCATTGACGGTCAGATCATGAACGCGGTCCCGCCTAAAGATCGTAAGTTAGCAATGGTTTTTCAGAGCTACGCCTTGTATCCATTTTTAGATGTGGCGGCCAATGTTGCTTTTGGTTTACAAGCGCGTAAGATGCCGGCCGTAGAAGTCGAACAGCGCGTCAACGAGGCTCTAAAGCTGGGTGACTTGACGGCTTACCGGAATCGTAAGCCGCGTGAGTTATCTGGTGGTCAACGACAGCGAGTTGCCCTCGCCCGGGCGATTGCTAGTGATGCCAAAATCTGTCTGATGGATGAGCCATTGTCTAACTTGGATGCGCAGTTACGAGTCCGGATGCGCACTGAAATCCGCGAGCTGCAACGTAAATTAGGCCTGACACTGATTTATGTCACTCATGACCAGACGGAAGCAATGACAATGGCTGATCACGTGATGGTGCTGCATGAACAGCATGTGCAGCAGATCGATACGCCACTGGATATTTATAACCATCCTGCGAACCATTTTGTTGCTGAATTCTTTGGAACCCCGCAGATTAATTTGTTGCCAGTAACGACTGAAATAACCCGGGAATTACAAGTTACGGCAGGTTTTCAGCTGACTTTGCAACGGCCACTCACAGCTGGTACTTACACGCTTGGTATTCGGCCCAATCAGTTGCTGGCACTACCAGTTGCTGCAGGTGCCGGCAATGGAGTAGTAACTAACGTTGAAACATTGGGCGAGCTGACGATTATTGAAGTACTGACGGATAACGGAACAGCCTTACGAATCGTTCAATCTGGTCAGGTGCAATTCCCCCTTGAACAACGGGTGCAAGTAAGTGCTCAGGGTAAAATTCTTATCTTTGATGAGCATGAACAACTAATTGCCGAAGAGGAGGGCGCGACTAATGATCAATTCGTTTCCGTCAATTAA